The following are encoded together in the Corticium candelabrum chromosome 1, ooCorCand1.1, whole genome shotgun sequence genome:
- the LOC134195241 gene encoding uncharacterized protein LOC134195241 isoform X3 yields the protein MDGEETGRTSDLEAFEARSAELFTSELSDECTVQVTSQEKGFTDVSALTSDEHEQHDSHLYDEPDGWRRGDRKGDAEKAALKILGYDVERIPVNARGAVSKTL from the exons ATGGATGGCGAAGAGACTGGTCGAACCAGCGATCTAGAAG CCTTTGAAGCCAGAAGTGCGGAATTGTTCACGTCTGAGCTTTCAGACGAGTGTACAGTGCAAGTGACGTCACAGGAAAAAGGCTTTACAGATGTATCCGCACTGACCAGTGATGAACATGAACAG CATGACAGTCACCTGTACGACGAGCCTGATGGGTGGAGGCGTGGCGATAGAAAGGGTGACGCAGAGAAAGCAGCTCTCAAGATTCTTGGATATGATGTAGAGAGAATTCCAGTCAACGCCAGAGGTGCAGTTTCAAA GACTTTGTAA
- the LOC134195241 gene encoding uncharacterized protein LOC134195241 isoform X2, with the protein MDGEETGRTSDLEAFEARSAELFTSELSDECTVQVTSQEKGFTDVSALTSDEHEQHDSHLYDEPDGWRRGDRKGDAEKAALKILGYDVERIPVNARGAVSKKTSVF; encoded by the exons ATGGATGGCGAAGAGACTGGTCGAACCAGCGATCTAGAAG CCTTTGAAGCCAGAAGTGCGGAATTGTTCACGTCTGAGCTTTCAGACGAGTGTACAGTGCAAGTGACGTCACAGGAAAAAGGCTTTACAGATGTATCCGCACTGACCAGTGATGAACATGAACAG CATGACAGTCACCTGTACGACGAGCCTGATGGGTGGAGGCGTGGCGATAGAAAGGGTGACGCAGAGAAAGCAGCTCTCAAGATTCTTGGATATGATGTAGAGAGAATTCCAGTCAACGCCAGAGGTGCAGTTTCAAA
- the LOC134195241 gene encoding uncharacterized protein LOC134195241 isoform X1, with protein MDGEETGRTSDLEAFEARSAELFTSELSDECTVQVTSQEKGFTDVSALTSDEHEQHDSHLYDEPDGWRRGDRKGDAEKAALKILGYDVERIPVNARGAVSKGAIVPGLDYFSIWALGRDGIPPVLKHSKSNKTRYLMKMIQRHVESSLNTRKREYEHFTGQPYSSVSPPQYIANSRQSGHWKMIKCLEEFLSYCNRL; from the exons ATGGATGGCGAAGAGACTGGTCGAACCAGCGATCTAGAAG CCTTTGAAGCCAGAAGTGCGGAATTGTTCACGTCTGAGCTTTCAGACGAGTGTACAGTGCAAGTGACGTCACAGGAAAAAGGCTTTACAGATGTATCCGCACTGACCAGTGATGAACATGAACAG CATGACAGTCACCTGTACGACGAGCCTGATGGGTGGAGGCGTGGCGATAGAAAGGGTGACGCAGAGAAAGCAGCTCTCAAGATTCTTGGATATGATGTAGAGAGAATTCCAGTCAACGCCAGAGGTGCAGTTTCAAA GGGTGCTATTGTTCCTGGTCTGGACTACTTTAGCATTTGGGCACTAGGCCGTGATGGTATTCCACCGGTATTGAAACACAGCAAATCAAACAAGACCAGGTACTTAATGAAAATGATTCAACGACACGTTGAGTCAAGTCTCAATACCCGGAAGAGAGAATATGAACATTTTACTGGTCAGCCATACAGTTCAGTGTCGCCACCACAGTACATAGCAAACTCTAGACAGTCGGGTCATTGGAAAATGATAAAGTGCTTAGAAGAATTTCTTAGTTATTGTAATCGATTGTAA
- the LOC134188361 gene encoding protein BCCIP homolog, which produces MDESRPKRRKAKDAKRNKAELEANSENDSDSDVPAGMEIQVDFEALQLHADDLDGVRLLLQQLFAKEMVNVAEIADMIVSQSHIGSVIKQVSSDEESDDDDSSDDSVFGFLTAISLQHPKSKNCIGSLCEMIESKASLSGSSEILCALRDKANCVGWIVSERLVNIPHQIAVPLYKNLVKELRTARKEKHFDFNYFMIMSKGYKSRQTQDKQTKKKRVKAKEMENHKSNNIDHIDGEMVYCNTEDQLFSQVATASLCFPVTEGRDSALSGDWSYDDCELKPYRMIMLIESSQFYSAANNVGGLFSSN; this is translated from the exons ATGGACGAGAGTCGCCCTAAACGACGGAAGGCTAAGGACGCAAAACGAAACAAGGCAGAGCTAGAAGCTAACTCTGAAAATGATTCTGACTCTGACGTTCCAGCAGGAATG GAAATACAAGTTGACTTTGAGGCTCTTCAACTACATGCGGACGACTTGGACGGAGTAAGGCTGCTTTTACAGCAG CTGTTTGCCAAAGAGATGGTAAATGTTGCAGAAATAGCTGATATGATTGTGTCGCAGTCTCACATTGGTAGCGTGATCAAA CAAGTTTCTTCTGATGAAGAgtcagatgatgatgacagcAGTGATGATAGTGTGTTCGGCTTTCTTACTGCCATTAGCCTTCAACATCCTAAA AGCAAAAATTGTATTGGCAGTTTGTGTGAAATGATAGAAAGCAAAGCATCTCTTAGTGGCAGCAGTGAGATATTGTGTGCTCTAAGGGATAAAGCGAATTGTGTGGGGTGGATTGTAAGTGAGAGACTTGTGAATATTCCACATCAGATCGCTGTACCTCTCTACAAAAATCTTGT CAAAGAACTTAGAACAGCAAGGAAG GAGAAACACTTTGATTTTAACTATTTCATGATTATGAGCAAAGGCTACAAGAGTCGACAAACTCaggacaagcagacaaaaaaGAAAAGGGTGAAAGCCAAAGAGATGGAAAACCATAAATCCAACAATATTGACCACATTGACGGTGAAATGGTGTACTGCAACACAGAAGATCAACTGTTTAGTCAG GTAGCAACAGCTTCTTTGTGTTTTCCTGTGACTGAGGGTAGAGACTCAGCTTTGTCAGGTGACTGGAGTTATGATGATTGTGAATTGAAGCCGTATCGAATGATAATGCTTATTGAAAGTAGCCAATTTTACAGTGCAGCGAATAATGTAGGCGGGCTTTTTAGTAGCAATTAG